In the Theobroma cacao cultivar B97-61/B2 chromosome 1, Criollo_cocoa_genome_V2, whole genome shotgun sequence genome, one interval contains:
- the LOC18610749 gene encoding 26S proteasome non-ATPase regulatory subunit 4 homolog isoform X1 encodes MVLEATMICIDNSERMRNGDYSPSRFQAQADAVNLICGAKTQSNPENTVGVLIMAGKGVRVLVTPTSDLGKLLACMHGLEIGGEMDLAAGIQVAQLALKHRQNKKQQQRIIVFAGSPIKPDKKSLEMIGRKLKKNSVALDIVNFGEDDEGKTEKLEALLAAVNNNDSSHIVHVPAGPNALSDVLISTPIFTGDGEGGSGFAAAAAAAAAGGVSGFEFGVDPNLDPELALALRVSMEEERARQEAAAKKAAEEASKQEKGGEQQSSSQDATMTEHASGATSEADNKRNDLSDDDNALLQQALAMSMDEPASSHDVQDTEMSDAAADDPELALALQLSVQDSAKDSSSQADVSKLLADQSFVSSILASLPGVDPNDPSVKEVLASMQSQSEVSSSNLVTQQKQDEDKAPNEEK; translated from the exons ATGGTGCTCGAG GCAACGATGATCTGTATCGACAATTCGGAGAGGATGCGAAACGGTGATTACTCTCCCTCTAGATTTCAAGCTCAAGCCGATGCTGTTAATCTTATTTGCGGAGCTAAAACTCAG TCTAATCCAGAGAATACAGTGGGAGTTTTAATAATGGCAGGAAAAGGAGTTCGTGTTTTGGTCACTCCTACCAGTGATCTTGGCAAACTCTTAGCTTGCATGCATG GTTTAGAAATTGGTGGTGAAATGGACTTGGCAGCTGGGATTCAGGTGGCTCAGTTAGCGCTTAAGCATCGCCAGAATAAAAAGCAGCAGCAAAGGATTATTGTCTTTGCTGGAAG TCCTATCAAACCTGACAAGAAGTCATTGGAGATGATTGGAAGGAAGTTGAAAAAGAATAGTGTAGCTcttgatattgtaaattttggTGAAGATGATGAAGGGAAGACAGAGAAGCTGGAAGCGCTTCTAGCTGCTGTTAACAATAATGATTCCAGTCACATTGTTCATGTTCCTGCTGGTCCTAATGCTCTCTCTGATGTACTTATAAG TACCCCCATCTTCACTGGGGATGGGGAAGGTGGAAGTGGCTTTGCAGCTGCGGCAGCAGCAGCTGCAGCTGGTGGAGTCTCTGGTTTTGAGTTTGGTGTGGATCCCAACCTTGATCCTGAATTGGCCCTTGCTCTTAGAGTTTCAATGGAAGAGGAGAGGGCCAGGCAAGAAGCGGCTGCTAAAAAGGCAGCAGAGGAGGCATCTAAACAAGAAAAGGGTGGGGAACAACAATCTAGCTCACAGGATGCAACAATGACTGAACATGCCAGTGGGGCAACTTCAGAAGCTGATAATAAGAGAAACGATTTATCA GACGATGACAATGCTTTACTACAACAGGCGCTTGCAATGTCCATGGATGAGCCTGCCTCTAGCCATGATGTACAGGACACAGAGATGTCAGATGCAGCTGCAGATGATCCAGAGCTTGCTTTAG CTCTTCAATTATCCGTGCAAGACAGTGCAAAAGATTCATCTAGTCAGGCAGATGTGAGCAAGTTGTTAGCAGACCAGTCCTTCGTATCCTCCATCCTTGCATCG CTTCCTGGGGTAGATCCAAATGATCCTTCAGTTAAGGAGGTGCTTGCTTCCATGCAAAGCCAGTCTGAGGTGAGCTCATCAAACTTAGTG ACCCAGCAGAAGCAGGATGAGGACAAGGCACCAAATGAGGAGAagtga
- the LOC18610749 gene encoding 26S proteasome non-ATPase regulatory subunit 4 homolog isoform X2: MVLEATMICIDNSERMRNGDYSPSRFQAQADAVNLICGAKTQSNPENTVGVLIMAGKGVRVLVTPTSDLGKLLACMHGLEIGGEMDLAAGIQVAQLALKHRQNKKQQQRIIVFAGSPIKPDKKSLEMIGRKLKKNSVALDIVNFGEDDEGKTEKLEALLAAVNNNDSSHIVHVPAGPNALSDVLISTPIFTGDGEGGSGFAAAAAAAAAGGVSGFEFGVDPNLDPELALALRVSMEEERARQEAAAKKAAEEASKQEKGGEQQSSSQDATMTEHASGATSEADNKRNDLSDDDNALLQQALAMSMDEPASSHDVQDTEMSDAAADDPELALALQLSVQDSAKDSSSQADVSKLLADQSFVSSILASLPGVDPNDPSVKEVLASMQSQSETQQKQDEDKAPNEEK, encoded by the exons ATGGTGCTCGAG GCAACGATGATCTGTATCGACAATTCGGAGAGGATGCGAAACGGTGATTACTCTCCCTCTAGATTTCAAGCTCAAGCCGATGCTGTTAATCTTATTTGCGGAGCTAAAACTCAG TCTAATCCAGAGAATACAGTGGGAGTTTTAATAATGGCAGGAAAAGGAGTTCGTGTTTTGGTCACTCCTACCAGTGATCTTGGCAAACTCTTAGCTTGCATGCATG GTTTAGAAATTGGTGGTGAAATGGACTTGGCAGCTGGGATTCAGGTGGCTCAGTTAGCGCTTAAGCATCGCCAGAATAAAAAGCAGCAGCAAAGGATTATTGTCTTTGCTGGAAG TCCTATCAAACCTGACAAGAAGTCATTGGAGATGATTGGAAGGAAGTTGAAAAAGAATAGTGTAGCTcttgatattgtaaattttggTGAAGATGATGAAGGGAAGACAGAGAAGCTGGAAGCGCTTCTAGCTGCTGTTAACAATAATGATTCCAGTCACATTGTTCATGTTCCTGCTGGTCCTAATGCTCTCTCTGATGTACTTATAAG TACCCCCATCTTCACTGGGGATGGGGAAGGTGGAAGTGGCTTTGCAGCTGCGGCAGCAGCAGCTGCAGCTGGTGGAGTCTCTGGTTTTGAGTTTGGTGTGGATCCCAACCTTGATCCTGAATTGGCCCTTGCTCTTAGAGTTTCAATGGAAGAGGAGAGGGCCAGGCAAGAAGCGGCTGCTAAAAAGGCAGCAGAGGAGGCATCTAAACAAGAAAAGGGTGGGGAACAACAATCTAGCTCACAGGATGCAACAATGACTGAACATGCCAGTGGGGCAACTTCAGAAGCTGATAATAAGAGAAACGATTTATCA GACGATGACAATGCTTTACTACAACAGGCGCTTGCAATGTCCATGGATGAGCCTGCCTCTAGCCATGATGTACAGGACACAGAGATGTCAGATGCAGCTGCAGATGATCCAGAGCTTGCTTTAG CTCTTCAATTATCCGTGCAAGACAGTGCAAAAGATTCATCTAGTCAGGCAGATGTGAGCAAGTTGTTAGCAGACCAGTCCTTCGTATCCTCCATCCTTGCATCG CTTCCTGGGGTAGATCCAAATGATCCTTCAGTTAAGGAGGTGCTTGCTTCCATGCAAAGCCAGTCTGAG ACCCAGCAGAAGCAGGATGAGGACAAGGCACCAAATGAGGAGAagtga
- the LOC18610750 gene encoding MLO-like protein 4, which produces MEKAETREGKSLEETPSWAVATVIIVMVSFGYLVHHSLKKFGEWLDKTKRKSLMAALEKIKDELMLFGVLSLLMGHWITFFAKICVKSSTLNSRFYPCAKVDDRLMVQHMLVPSSKYLNNTISRKQQTARRYDYCPEGQDSFASYESLEQLHNFIFVLGVTHVSYSFIAIALAMIKIYSWRTWENQAKTMAIQYVQDSSQAVPDNLKMRRLTTFIFHNVSHPWSQHRVLVWLLCFSRQFWISINRADYMALRLGFITTHQLPLTYDFHNYMVRSMEEEFRDIVGISVPLWIYAILCVFLDFHGTHIYFWLSFLPAILILLIGTKLHRVVVKLAVETMEHSTWAGFQQFNLRDELFWFGRPRFLLWLIQLISFQNSFEMASFIWSLWEINDSSCFMENQGYLVTRLAFGIISQCWCSFITFPLYVIVTQMGSRFKKTVVSENVRVSLSKWKKRVKEKHGSSASLLKESHSTSSLNSAETDIHKAYSFASSSTEQGTSTHKEAYFLQQEASGIASESSTHESSSPRGKKQKVQI; this is translated from the exons ATGGAGAAAGCAGAGACTAGAGAAGGGAAATCGTTGGAAGAAACCCCATCTTGGGCTGTTGCTACTGTGATCATTGTCATGGTTTCTTTTGGTTACCTGGTTCATCACTCTTTGAAAAAGTTTGGAGAG TGGTTGGACAAGACTAAGCGGAAATCTCTGATGGCAGCCTTGGAGAAGATTAAAGATG AATTGATGCTTTTTGGAGTTCTCTCGTTGTTGATGGGTCATTGGATTACCTTCTTTGCTAAAATTTGCGTCAAATCATCGACATTGAATAGCCGATTCTATCCTTGCGCAAAGGTTGATGATCGATTGATGGTACAACACATGCTTGTTCCAAGTTCCAAATACTTGAACAACACGATTTCTAGAAAGCAGCAAACTGCCAGGCGGTATGACTACTGTCCTGAG GGTCAGGATTCTTTTGCTTCATATGAAAGCCTTGAGCAGCTTCACAATTTCATATTTGTGCTTGGCGTCACCCATGTTTCTTACAGCTTTATTGCCATCGCGTTGGCTATGATTAAG ATTTATAGCTGGAGAACATGGGAGAACCAAGCCAAGACTATGGCTATTCAATATGTACAAG ATTCCTCACAAGCTGTACCagataatttgaaaatgaggCGATTGACTACTTTCATTTTTCACAATGTTTCCCACCCATGGAGCCAACACAGAGTTCTTGTTTGGCTG CTTTGTTTCAGCCGCCAGTTCTGGATTTCCATAAACCGAGCTGACTACATGGCTTTGCGCTTGGGCTTCATTACT aCTCATCAACTTCCTTTGACATAtgattttcataattatatgGTTCGAAGCATGGAAGAAGAATTTCGAGATATTGTTGGCATTAG CGTGCCCTTGTGGATTTATGCCATACTATGCGTctttcttgatttccatg GAACCCATATTTACTTCTGGCTTTCATTCCTTCCAGCCATT ttGATACTGCTAATTGGTACAAAACTGCACCGTGTGGTGGTGAAATTGGCTGTTGAAACCATGGAGCACAGTACATGGGCGGGTTTTCAGCAGTTTAATCTGAGAGATGAACTCTTTTGGTTTGGAAGGCCCAGGTTTCTTCTATGGTTGATACAgcttatttcgtttcaa AATTCATTTGAGATGGCTTCATTCATTTGGTCACTG TGGGAAATCAATGATTCTTCTTGCTTCATGGAGAACCAAGGCTACCTCGTGACTCGTTTGGCATTCGG TATCATCTCCCAGTGCTGGTGTAGCTTCATTACATTCCCACTCTATGTCATAGTTACACAG ATGGGATCAAGGTTCAAGAAAACTGTAGTTTCTGAAAACGTGAGGGTCTCACTATCCAAATGGAAAAAGAGAGTGAAGGAAAAGCATGGTTCCTCTGCTTCACTCCTCAAGGAGTCACACTCAACCTCATCCTTGAACTCAGCGGAAACTGACATACATAAAGCCTACAGCTTCGCCTCAAGCAGCACGGAACAAGGAACCTCGACACACAAAGAAGCATATTTCCTGCAGCAGGAGGCCTCTGGCATTGCATCAGAGAGTTCAACACACGAATCATCATCGCCCAGAGGCAAGAAGCAGAAGGTTCAAATCTAG
- the LOC18610751 gene encoding receptor homology region, transmembrane domain- and RING domain-containing protein 1: MREAWLGFSLVIIAYLIELASSTVVLKPFSLSFTDLPAKFARGMNNSGVCGALEVADPLDACTPLRNEFSSNRTDPVKLALIIRGDCSFEEKIRNAQRGGFSAAIVYDDRNGGNLVYMMMNPKGIEVQAVFVSKSAGEFLKDHAKGEMGECCIYAQQNGRAWTVFAICFLSLVVIAVFLVIAFIAPRSLSNWRGRNSVRSVDTKMVEALPRVTFSSARLSQCCTGETCAICLEDYEDGEILKVLPCQHDFHSSCVESWLTKWGTFCPVCKLDMATKIAYSEIKRSSRCGNNQLRLTNSISSSNLKQSQPTCFHLHQVLVFPRQKKPRKQPQDLRNNGRKSAKTLTYIKENFVSVMGSLDKSSGSEVVTIDVIQAKSLLQSGYGYIDVRTVEEYKKGHVDAEKILNIPYMFNTPEGRVKNPEFLKQVSSFCKEDDLLVVGCQSGVRSLYATADLLTIGFKNVSNMGGGYLAWVDNGFPLKMEEPVKVEDKHKEEL; this comes from the exons ATGAGAGAAGCTTGGCTTGGATTTTCCTTAGTAATTATTGCTTATTTGATCGAATTAGCTTCTTCTACCGTTGTCTTGAAGCCCTTCTCCCTTTCCTTCACCGACCTTCCCGCCAAATTCG CTCGTGGCATGAATAACTCGGGAGTTTGCGGAGCACTAGAAGTGGCGGATCCCTTGGATGCTTGTACTCCGCTCCGGAACGAATTCAGTTCGAACAGAACTGACCCGGTAAAGCTTGCTTTGATAATTCGGGGCGATTGTTCTTTCGAGGAGAAAATCCGAAACGCTCAAAGGGGGGGTTTTTCTGCTGCAATTGTTTACGATGATAGAAATGGAGGCAATTTAGTCTACA tGATGATGAACCCTAAAGGAATAGAAGTGCAAGCTGTTTTCGTTTCGAAATCTGCCGGTGAATTTTTGAAAGATCATGCGAAAGGGGAAATGGGAGAATGCTGCATCTATGCGCAGCAGAATGGGAGGGCGTGGACGGTATTTGCTATCTGTTTTCTATCACTTGTTGTTATAGCAGTTTTCTTGGTGATAGCCTTCATTGCCCCCAGAAGCTTGTCAAATTGGCGAGGAAGGAACTCAGTAAGAAGTGTGGATACCAAGATGGTCGAAGCTCTTCCCCGTGTCACGTTTAGTTCTGCTCGTTTGAGTCAGTGCTGCACTGGAGAAACTTGTGCAATTTGCCTCGAGGATTATGAGGATGGGGAAATTCTTAAAGTTCTTCCTTGTCAACATG ATTTTCATTCAAGCTGTGTGGAGTCATGGCTGACTAAGTGGGGAACATTCTGCCCTGTTTGCAAACTCGATATGGCAACCAAAATTGCATATTCTGAG ATCAAGCGGAGTAGCCGG TGCGGCAACAATCAGCTGCGGTTAACAAACAGTATATCTTCTAGTAACTTGAAGCAGTCTCAGCCCACTTGTTTCCATCTTCACCAGGTTTTAGTTTTTCCGAGGCAAAAGAAACCAAGGAAACAGCCGCAGGATCTGAGAAACAACGGCAGGAAGTCAGCAAAGActttaacatatataaaagagAATTTCGTATCCGTCATGGGTTCTCTGGATAAAAG CTCAGGATCAGAAGTTGTTACCATTGATGTTATTCAAGCAAAAAGCTTGCTTCAGTCAGGCTATGGTTATATTGATGTCAG GACAGTGGAAGAGTACAAGAAGGGACATGTGGATGCAGAGAAGATCCTGAATATCCCGTACATGTTCAACACACCAGAAG GTAGGGTGAAGAATCCTGAATTCCTGAAGCAGGTTTCATCATTTTGCAAGGAGGACGATCTTCTCGTTGTG gGCTGCCAAAGTGGGGTCAGATCCCTTTATGCAACTGCTGATCTCCTTACAATA GGCTTTAAGAATGTGAGCAACATGGGAGGTGGTTATCTTGCTTGGGTGGATAATGGGTTTCCTCTGAAGATGGAGGAGCCTGTAAAAGTAGAAGACAAGCACAAAGAAGAGCTGTGA
- the LOC18610753 gene encoding uncharacterized protein LOC18610753 isoform X1 — protein MEGFVYGFQRVPEHCHRWRFFGKNLFRSVMDEISNLPLPEAFLNFLEENGIDPSIYTASDSTPRYVRLKPGCEAELEEIEAEMKCKLRKVDWLPGFYSLPPDIQIANSKAYQDGKIYGIDAASGAAVSALKISPGDHVLDLCAAPGAKVCMMLDLLGDSGSVTGVDVARHRLAACRTILQKYSLGDRCRLFVADGTTFSLAPVRVDSVSRSCESAFEDKDDKFREWTSRRPWKERKRAAKAREAKSSQLVAVSENPELIFYGQHSGVVGLSKNELSKTMSDLEVSSCGYDKVLVDAECTHDGSVRHIQKFEHWGWRTLQRRVLDAERTDSLTVLQLKLLRNGFRLLKVGGLLVYSTCSLTVAQNEDIVEHFLKENASAELQEIDEAEGWPCKCGRIPKTLRFDPLTSQTSGLFVAKVTKLAT, from the exons ATGGAAGGGTTTGTCTACGGTTTCCAACGAGTTCCCGAACACTGCCACCGCTGGCGCTTCTTTGGCAAAAACCTTTTCCGTTCGGTGATGGATGAAATTTCGAACTTGCCACTGCCAGAAGCCTTCCTTAACTTTCTCGAAGAAAATGGAATCGACCCTTCAATTTATACAGCCTCTGATTCAACCCCTCGTTACGTAAG GTTGAAACCTGGGTGTGAAGCTGAACTTGAAGAAATTGAAGCTGAGATGAAGTGTAAGCTTAGGAAAGTGGATTGGTTACCTGGTTTTTATTCTCTTCCACCTGATATTCAGATTGCTAATTCAAAGGCATACCAGGATGGAAAG ATCTATGGAATTGACGCTGCTTCCGGAGCTGCTGTCTCAGCTTTGAAAATCTCCCCTGGGGATCATGTTCTTGATCTATGTGCTGCTCCCG GTGCTAAAGTTTGTATGATGTTGGATCTCCTTGGTGATTCGGGTTCTGTAACTGGTGTTGATGTTGCAAGACATCGTTTAGCAGCTTGTAGAACAATATTGCAGAAATATTCCTTGGGTGATCGGTGCCGACTATTTGTTGCTGATGGAACAACATTTTCTCTTGCTCCTGTGAGGGTTGATTCAGTTTCTAGATCAT GTGAATCTGCATTTGAGGATAAGGATGACAAATTTAGGGAGTGGACTTCCAGGAGACCttggaaagaaaggaaaagagctGCTAAAGCAAGGGAAGCCAAGTCTTCACAATTGGTTGCAGTGAGTGAAAATCCTGAACTTATCTTTTATGGACAGCATTCTGGAGTAGTTGGGCTTAGTAAAAATGAACTATCTAAAACCATGTCTGATCTTGAAGTTTCAAGCTGTGGTTATGACAAG GTGCTTGTGGATGCAGAGTGCACTCATGATGGATCAGTTAGACACATCCAAAAATTTGAACATTGGGGCTGGAGAACGCTTCAACGTCGTGTATTGGATGCAGAGAGAACAGATAGTTTAACTGTACTTCAG TTAAAACTTCTAAGGAATGGCTTTAGATTGCTGAAAGTTGGGGGGTTGCTTGTCTACAGCACTTGCAG TTTGACGGTTGCTCAGAATGAAGACATAGTAGAGCACTTCCTCAAGGAAAATGCTTCTGCAG AACTACAGGAAATTGATGAAGCTGAAGGGTGGCCCTGTAAGTGTGGGAGGATACCAAAGACCCTACGCTTTGATCCATTGACATCACAAACTAGTGGACTCTTTGTGGCTAAGGTCACAAAACTGGCCACTTGA
- the LOC18610753 gene encoding ribosomal RNA small subunit methyltransferase B isoform X2, with translation MEGFVYGFQRVPEHCHRWRFFGKNLFRSVMDEISNLPLPEAFLNFLEENGIDPSIYTASDSTPRYVRLKPGCEAELEEIEAEMKCKLRKVDWLPGFYSLPPDIQIANSKAYQDGKIYGIDAASGAAVSALKISPGDHVLDLCAAPGAKVCMMLDLLGDSGSVTGVDVARHRLAACRTILQKYSLGDRCRLFVADGTTFSLAPVRVDSVSRSCESAFEDKDDKFREWTSRRPWKERKRAAKAREAKSSQLVAVLVDAECTHDGSVRHIQKFEHWGWRTLQRRVLDAERTDSLTVLQLKLLRNGFRLLKVGGLLVYSTCSLTVAQNEDIVEHFLKENASAELQEIDEAEGWPCKCGRIPKTLRFDPLTSQTSGLFVAKVTKLAT, from the exons ATGGAAGGGTTTGTCTACGGTTTCCAACGAGTTCCCGAACACTGCCACCGCTGGCGCTTCTTTGGCAAAAACCTTTTCCGTTCGGTGATGGATGAAATTTCGAACTTGCCACTGCCAGAAGCCTTCCTTAACTTTCTCGAAGAAAATGGAATCGACCCTTCAATTTATACAGCCTCTGATTCAACCCCTCGTTACGTAAG GTTGAAACCTGGGTGTGAAGCTGAACTTGAAGAAATTGAAGCTGAGATGAAGTGTAAGCTTAGGAAAGTGGATTGGTTACCTGGTTTTTATTCTCTTCCACCTGATATTCAGATTGCTAATTCAAAGGCATACCAGGATGGAAAG ATCTATGGAATTGACGCTGCTTCCGGAGCTGCTGTCTCAGCTTTGAAAATCTCCCCTGGGGATCATGTTCTTGATCTATGTGCTGCTCCCG GTGCTAAAGTTTGTATGATGTTGGATCTCCTTGGTGATTCGGGTTCTGTAACTGGTGTTGATGTTGCAAGACATCGTTTAGCAGCTTGTAGAACAATATTGCAGAAATATTCCTTGGGTGATCGGTGCCGACTATTTGTTGCTGATGGAACAACATTTTCTCTTGCTCCTGTGAGGGTTGATTCAGTTTCTAGATCAT GTGAATCTGCATTTGAGGATAAGGATGACAAATTTAGGGAGTGGACTTCCAGGAGACCttggaaagaaaggaaaagagctGCTAAAGCAAGGGAAGCCAAGTCTTCACAATTGGTTGCA GTGCTTGTGGATGCAGAGTGCACTCATGATGGATCAGTTAGACACATCCAAAAATTTGAACATTGGGGCTGGAGAACGCTTCAACGTCGTGTATTGGATGCAGAGAGAACAGATAGTTTAACTGTACTTCAG TTAAAACTTCTAAGGAATGGCTTTAGATTGCTGAAAGTTGGGGGGTTGCTTGTCTACAGCACTTGCAG TTTGACGGTTGCTCAGAATGAAGACATAGTAGAGCACTTCCTCAAGGAAAATGCTTCTGCAG AACTACAGGAAATTGATGAAGCTGAAGGGTGGCCCTGTAAGTGTGGGAGGATACCAAAGACCCTACGCTTTGATCCATTGACATCACAAACTAGTGGACTCTTTGTGGCTAAGGTCACAAAACTGGCCACTTGA
- the LOC18610754 gene encoding oligopeptide transporter 7, which produces MTTAINEVTAPLIQKSRSDQIQPDASGSIPLSPDDLENSPIEQVALTVPTIDDLSLPTLTFRTWILGTLACVLLSFLNQFFWYRREPLSISSISAQIAVVPLGHLMAAMVTDRVFFKGRKFEFTLNPGPFNVKEHVLITIFANSGAGNVYAIHLISTVKIFYKKEMSFLVALLVVFTTQVLGFGWAGVFRRYLVEPAAMWWPQNLVQVSLFRALHEKEERAKGRLTRNQFFLIAFICSFAYYVLPGYLFPALSSLSWLCWVFPTSILAHQLGSGLRGLGIGAIGFDWSSISAYLGSPLASPWFATVNIAAGFALIMYIITPIAYWLNVFKAKNFPIFSDGLFTSTGQSYNISAIIDSNFHIDMEAYEREGPLYLSTVFAMSYGVGFACLTATVVHVIIFNGREIWQLSKSAFREKKMDVHTKLMRKYKQVPEWWFTCILAVNISATIFTCQYYNDQLQLPWWGILLACGLAIFFTLPVGVIAATTNQTPALNIFTEYIIGYIYPGYPVASMCFKVYGYISMKQGITFLQDFKLGHYMKIAPRAMFIAQVGGTMISAFAHLGTAWWLMATVPDICNRELLPTGSPWTCPSDHVFYDASVIWGLIGPRRIFGDLGYYSAINWFFLAGAVAPVLVWLATKTFPNKPWIKLITMPVLLGATVNMPPATAVNYTSWVLIGFASGFIAYRYHRGWWSRHNYVLSGALDAGLAFMAVLLYLCLGMEHVSLSWWGSDSDRCPLASCPTA; this is translated from the exons ATGACGACCGCCATTAACGAAGTCACGGCTCCTCTCA TTCAAAAGTCTCGGTCCGACCAAATCCAACCCGATGCCTCCGGTTCAATCCCGTTGTCGCCGGACGATCTCGAGAACTCTCCTATCGAGCAAGTGGCTCTCACGGTTCCGACCATAGACGACCTTTCCCTCCCAACTCTCACGTTTCGTACGTGGATATTGGGCACTCTAGCTTGCGTCCTCCTCTCCTTTCTTAACCAGTTCTTCTGGTACCGTCGAGAACCTCTCTCCATCTCCTCCATCTCCGCCCAGATCGCGGTGGTCCCTCTCGGCCACCTCATGGCAGCGATGGTCACCGACAGAGTTTTCTTCAAAGGTCGGAAATTTGAGTTCACTCTCAATCCCGGGCCGTTTAACGTGAAGGAGCACGTGCTGATCACGATCTTCGCCAATTCCGGAGCAGGGAATGTCTACGCGATTCATTTAATCAGCACCGTGAAGATCTTTTACAAGAAGGAGATGTCGTTTCTAGTGGCGTTGCTCGTCGTTTTTACCACGCAGGTGCTGGGGTTCGGCTGGGCCGGCGTGTTCCGACGCTACTTGGTGGAGCCGGCCGCCATGTGGTGGCCCCAAAATCTGGTCCAAGTTTCCCTCTTTAG GGCATTACACGAGAAAGAGGAGAGAGCTAAGGGCAGATTGACAAGAAACCAGTTTTTCCTAATAGCTTTTATTTGCAGCTTTGCCTACTATGTGCTTCCAGGCTACCTTTTCCCAGCTTTGTCATCCCTGTCCTGGCTTTGCTGGGTATTCCCAACTTCCATCTTAGCTCATCAGTTAGGTTCAGGGCTCCGTGGCCTGGGAATTGGTGCCATTGGATTTGATTGGTCCAGCATATCCGCTTACCTTGGAAGTCCGCTTGCCAGCCCTTGGTTTGCAACTGTCAACATCGCTGCTGGTTTCGCTCTTATCATGTATATAATTACCCCCATTGCTTATTGGCTTAATGTCTTCAAGGCTAAGAACTTCCCGATATTCTCAGATGGCTTGTTTACTTCTACTGGCCAGAGTTATAACATTTCAGCTATTATAGACTCCAACTTCCACATTGACATGGAGGCATATGAGCGTGAGGGCCCTCTGTATCTTAGCACCGTCTTTGCCATGTCTTATGGAGTTGGCTTTGCTTGCTTGACTGCCACTGTTGTTCATGTTATCATCTTTAACGGGAG AGAAATTTGGCAACTAAGCAAGTCTGCCTTTCGTGAGAAGAAGATGGATGTGCATACCAAGCTCATGAGAAAATACAAGCAAGTACCTGAATGGTGGTTCACGTGCATCCTTGCAGTAAACATTTCGGCAACCATATTTACATGCCAGTATTACAACGATCAACTTCAGCTGCCATGGTGGGGTATTTTGTTAGCTTGTGGTCTAGCCATATTCTTCACTCTTCCTGTTGGAGTTATTGCTGCCACAACAAATCAG ACACCAGCTTTGAATATATTTACAGAATATATAATCGGGTACATATACCCAGGGTATCCTGTTGCTAGTATGTGCTTTAAAGTTTATGGTTACATTAGTATGAAACAAGGGATCACCTTTTTGCAAGACTTCAAACTTGGTCATTACATGAAGATTGCTCCTAGAGCCATGTTCATAGCTCAG GTGGGTGGTACAATGATCTCAGCATTTGCGCATTTAGGAACAGCATGGTGGCTTATGGCTACAGTTCCAGACATATGCAACAGAGAATTGCTTCCTACTGGCAGCCCATGGACCTGTCCTAGTGATCATGTGTTCTACGACGCCTCTGTTATCTGGGGGCTAATCGGACCTCGCAGAATTTTTGGTGATCTTGGCTACTACTCTGCCATAAACTGGTTCTTCTTAGCTGGAGCTGTGGCTCCTGTCCTTGTTTGGCTTGCAACTAAGACTTTCCCAAACAAGCCATGGATAAAACTTATTACAATGCCTGTGCTCTTGGGTGCGACGGTCAACATGCCGCCAGCCACTGCTGTCAACTACACCAGTTGGGTTCTCATTGGATTTGCCTCTGGTTTTATTGCTTACAGATACCATCGTGGTTGGTGGAGTCGCCATAACTATGTTCTCTCTGGCGCACTTGATGCTGGTTTGGCCTTCATGGCGGTACTGCTATACTTGTGCTTAGGAATGGAGCATGTCAGCCTTAGCTGGTGGGGAAGTGATTCGGATAGATGTCCTTTGGCTTCTTGCCCAACCGCCTAA